ccttccagatttactttattttcatttgaccATGAGTCAAAAGCAGAATAATAATTAATCTTGCTATATTTACAACCGATTTCTTGTCCAATTTTTTCACCTGGTTCTTATATATAGGCCTATAAATTATAGCCCTAATACATATTACAGTAAGTGGCTAGTCTTGTTTGTTCATCTCCAAACTAAACCATAcccacattattattattattattactaggATTTCTTGCCTAGGGAACATCAATACAAATTATTAGTTATACTTAGACTAACTTCGTGAGATTATTGGATACTCATTCAAACAATTTGTcaacactacaaaaaaaaacttgttgtagaagaagaagaatcttGAGAAAGCTATGGACAAATTGAGAGAAGGAATTGTTACAATGTCCAATAGTGAACCAAATGTGTCATTATTAGAGTCCCAGAATTCAATCCTTCGGCAACACCTTGATAGTCTTATGTCTGGTCTTCAGACTACCCCCAATCATCCTCCTTACGCTTGGATGATTGAAACAACATTGCAGGAATTGGACGAAGAAGATGAAGACTCAATATCAGagtttatcataaaaaataatgacagtTTGCCAAGGGCTCATAAGATAATGCTGAAACATCATCTGGAGAAGATGTCTGAAAGGGGGGAAATTGTTATGATTGATGGAGGACGGTTTTTGCTTCCTGGTGAAAGCAAACACTTGAATTCAAAGAGTAAAGGAAAGAGCAAGAGAAGGGGGAGTTCgtcaaatacaaaaaagaagcagcaacaaaaggaaaaagaggagGACTTGGAGAAACCAAAAAAACAGGGTCGTGGGAGGCTTGCTAAGAACAAGGAAGACGGGGCCAAAAAAGGTGATGGTACAACTTTAGCATTGGAAACAAAGGAACCAGATGATCAGCGTGGGAGCGATCTCAAGGGCCAGGAAGACGGGGTTGATCCTGATGCTGTGCTTCTGAAGGACTTGAGAATGTCAAGAAGTAGAAAAACAATCAAGGACTAGGAAGGTGTTGGAAGGCATAATAAAGTGTTGGCAGATACATCTTCGTTGTTTGTACTTCTCTATATACAATATTGTTATTCGAACTAGCAGTGTTAGTTATTAGAAAGAAGCTATAATATTATTTACTAATcgattttagttttatttttctgtaAGTTATATATGCTCTATAGCATAAAAATTGTGTACTCTCTACAGGCTTTGCcaatttataatatgttttagtctgaaaaaaaagggataatcATTCCAATTCAAATGAGagaaaaaacacaataaatgAAGTGTTTTTGATCTTCATCTTggttttttaccccttttttcGCTCATTATAATTagaattaaaattcaataatctCACGAAGATTTTCTGGGTATTACTAGCAACTGGTATTGATGTTTTACAAGGCAAGAAATGTTTTGTAATCTTAGTCCAATTACTTTTTCCATGATGATTCAATCCTTTGAAGAATGATTTGTGTTCATTCTCTACGCATGTATTTCCTTTCTTCAATTATGTCATTATGCCTGCATTgctatttttctctctcttaatTTGAGATTTCAAGAATAATagtgtcattttcatttttccaaatatttaagGGATAAAGTACAACTATCCCTCAACCTATGTACGAAATTTCAcagatacacttatactatactacgGTTCTATTGCCCCtctaaacatattttattaataattttttatcccttttcggccaacgtgacactatcttgtggatcCAACGTTGGTTGAATTTTTGTATTTCACGTAAaaactaatttgtatttattatagttcagtataaataaggaaaaatatctTTGGGATAAGGGaagatatttcaaattatttttgacaagAAGGTAAAGGATTATGACTATACTAACTATAATTTACCTTTTTTCTACTGTGTTTTAATATcccaaaatattatatgataaataaagaaaatggtgaaaatataatttgagacatttcataaaacttcttgaaaaaatatcttttttggAGGGAAATGCACACATATAGTATTTCCATTAGTATTTTCTCGTTACGAATTGtcaaataacttattttaatatggACAGGATATCTTAGAGAGGAGTTCTTATGTTTGACTCTCTTGACACAGGGAAAACATTTTGGCCAAAGATTTTACTACAAATTGTGGGTACGGGGAGAGTGAACAATTAACACAAAGCTTAATCAAGCTTGCCATACTCATGCTCGAACTACAATTTTCATCAATGAGACTGATTCTCTTAGTAGTGCCAGAGGGTAAGTGAATAGAATTGTGAAGATattcaatctcatcaatgaaAATGGTTGTTGGAGCATTAGTACGGGCAAACTCAAATAAACATCGTGTCAATCGCTTACTCTATCCCTGCAATTTTCCACACAACAAACTACAagaaatattcataaatattgtCTCACAGTCTGTAGCAATATCTTTGGCCAATAGTGTTTTTCCTATGTCAGGAGATCCAAGTAGAAGAACTCCTCTCCAATGGTCTCCTATCACTGTAAATAATTGATATTCAATGTTACAACATGTTACATGATAGTTTGTTATGAGGAAAAATTAAAGGGAATATGAGGTCTATATGGCATTTCCCtccaagaaaaatattttttcgtgaatttatataaaatgtttCAAATCCTTTCAACCTTTTTGAGATAAAGATTAATATTAATGAAACCAGCaaacttgaaaatattttgttgatctTTGTTTAGAAGAATGCATAATAATGTCAAAATGTGTCTGTTGAAGCGAGTGATATGCAATTCAAAGTTaagataattatataaataaaatgacacCATTTTCTTCCTTGTGGGTTAATGACGAAAACTATGTTGTTGAAATATAATTTCCATGGACCAAACATTCATGCACACATCATTCATTAGTATGCTATTATTTCAGAATCAATTATCTGGATTTAGAAGATCCTCTTTCCCACACTAAGTAGTTAGAAAATATCATCCCATTAAGCCCCTGGATTTGTGTCCATAATATCCTGTTTAAGCTGAGTAAACCAATTCAGGAAGAGGTTGTCACAATCCAAAATTAGACAAGATGGAACTTGTTTATGTCCACCAAAACAAGTAAGCCTCAACTCaacgaaaagaaagaaaaatgaaagataaaGAAAGAGCAAAATAAAAGCGaaaaacttattcattctaTTCGCACCCCAAAATCTAGGTGTCACATGTACAAGCCACTAATACATAAAGTATGGAATAAAGAAATAAGTCTCAAGTTTTATCCTCTCAAATAgaacaaagaataaaaaaatgattataggTCCCATTGggatgacaaacaactacctaTCAATAGTTCTTCAACAAGCCTTAGAAGTAGAAGCACAATCACACGATACCGGGCTCATAAACTACATAGTGTAGAAGCAAAGAGTGAGTACGAACAACACAATAACATTTCTACAATACACATATCACAAGGTTCAATAATCATCATCCAATAATCACAGTTCAACAACCAACATGTGTCAAGTAACTCAATCTCAATGCGAAGTAGATCAATCACAAGTAACAAGAGCATTAATTATGGTTCACAAGTAGGTCAAACATAAGTATAAACATGCATTAAATCACAGAAATCAAACTATTCCCGGAACGATTTTCTTTTGGCACAATATCACTAGCTGGAACCATATCCCATCGAATTTATATCATATCACTGACCGAAACAATTTCCCATGAAATTTAGATCACTAGCCGAAATTATTTCACAGCGGCTTTATATTATATCACTAGACGAAACCATTCTCCATCAGATTTATACCATATTACAAATTGAAACTATTTCCTAATAGGCTTTATATCACATGTCTCACCACGGTGTacaataatcaatgcacataaGAAAGTTCGCACCATAAGAAATAGACAACAATTCAAGCAATTCAAGTCCACATTCGTATTATCAATTATCTCATCAATCAATTATATAGGGTCCACAACAAGACAAATCACAAGTTCTGATGTTAAAACCCATAAATAAtcaaagaaaagtgaaattttaGAATcacaaaaacttattttaaaagatttagcaCAAGAAATATCTTCAAAATCGCCTTCAAGGGTTTTTTCAAGCTCAAAATGGAAATGGGGCTTATGGCTTGGAATTTGAGAGCAATAACCCCTCTTTGATGCTGCACCAAAGGACCATGGTTACACAAAAGAGAACCCCAATAGAACTTGGCCATCACGATCGTTATTCGTCCTTCACAGAAGTGAGGGTTATGATTGTGAAACTTCCATCACAAAAGCAAAGGACAGGTCAAGTGCAACCTTCACAATTGTGATAAGGTTTTCTCTAACGTAACCATTACGATCAAGAAGAGTTTTTCGCATTCGTGAGGCCCGCAACACTAGAAAATACAACCATtactcaaaatatcaaaataaaccTTGAGATTCATTTAGAAACCGTACAcacaaatcatatataaatattgactTTACACGATGTTACAGACTGAATGGAACTATCAAAACACGAATTTGAGGTCTCTTGACCCGATATCCATGAAAGTCACAACAAACTAACACAATGCCTAAATCAAGCTCGAGACCTCTAGAAAATCAACAAAGACCTCTCCTAGACCTAAAATCATCCCCCAAATTCAATGAAATCTCAAAATTCCAATTCAAGCATCCAAACTCAAATGTTCACCAAGGTTAACCCAAAGGTTAAATTTTCACAATTTTCCAACTTGGGGTCTCAAATCCTTAAAAAGACTTTGAATCTGAAACCGACAATTCTCACAAACAAAATTCCACATTGTGAGATTGATGGATTCAATGAAATTCTATTCCGACACTCGAAAATCCAAAAGAAACTAAAAACCACTTTAAATAACTTTAGTCTTTCAAActcaaatcttaaaaaaaatcaaaacttacaACTCAAAGGtcgaaatcaaattttaaaactcAATTCCAAACAACTTGGGGTCAATATTGGGAGGGGGAAAttgtaaatttataaaatttccaaaaagatCAACTGGATCATTACAGAGGTCCATTGTGCTTGACTTTTTACTTAATATCTTCTACAATATTCTGATAGTTGTAAAGGAGGATGATAAGAATATTATAAAGAACTTTAAGTCCTAGCTTAGTAAAAATAGAGTATAGGATCTTGCCGTTAATTTTTTAGTTGTGTATAAAATTTAGCCAAACAAAGAGGCGTGTGCTATCATTATATTGAGGCGGGGTCATATTTCAAGTTAACATTAATGGCCAGATCAACGAATTAGATTTCGAGGCTGGATCCCAAATCATGTGAATGAATAGAGTTTAGAGTTGATTCTCAAAGTCATGCTTCAATTCAAGAGTCGAGGGTTTTTCCGAAATTAGGTGACAAGTTTGGGTCCAAAATAAATTGTTGATGTTTTGGTCGAATTCAATTTTAGAAGTTGGGTCCTGAGTAAGGTGTCAGAGTCAGGTTTTGGGTCGAGAGTTGAGGTCAGATCCTATATCAGGTGTTGAGTTGGATCTAGTTTGGGTGTCAAGCCATTCTAGGGACGGGTGTGAAGACAAGGTTCAAGTTGGGTGTCGGAGTTAGGTTTTGGGTCGAAAGTCGAGGTCGTTGTCTAACTGAAGTGTTGAGTTTGGGTCCCAGATTGATAGTCAATGTCGGAATCAGATATAATTTGGATGTTGGGTTCCATATTAGGTGACGGGGTAAGTCCTCATTTGAAAGTTGAGTCCAGTTTTAGTGTCGGTTCTTAATTCGAGTGTCACGTCATCATTTAGATATCGTCAAATCAAGGTTTTGATTTTGGATTGCAAACAGTTCTCAGTTTGAAAATAAGGATAAGATCTTGGTTTGAAGTAAAACCTGGGTCGCGAGTTAGGATCACGTCGGGTCGAGCTTGAATTCTGAATCAAATATTGAGGTCGTGTCTTGGTTCAAGTGGAAGGTCTTGGTTTATAATTCGAGGTCAAATCAAGGTTCGGAAATTGAATCCCAAGTTCAAAAGTCGGGTCTCACGTTTGAAAGTTGGTTTTTGATTTCAAAATCCAAGTCTTAAGTGTGTTCAAATCCAGGTTTGGAAGTCGGGATCTGGTCACAATTTGTAAGTAGGGACCTGGCTTAGGTGCCGAGGTTAGATTCCAGATTGAGTATTGAGCTTTTAGGTCATGTCAAGGTTCAGATTTTAGAGTCAGATCTTTGTTTGAATGTTGAGTCTATAGTCGAAAATTGAGGACAAGTCCTAAGTCGGGTGTTGGAGTCGTCTTCCAATTTGAGTGTCAGACTTAAGTGACAATTCGAGTGTCGGGTATCATGTTAGGAGCCGGGGTCAGGTGTTGGTATCAAGGATCCTAAATCATTTATTGTGTCCTGTTTTGATTTTCATATTAGAAACAATTTTCctaaaaagatattttctattctttggtaaaaagtaaaaaatattttctaaaagaatatttaattcacCGACCATGTGCTCCAAaagtatttttcataatttttttacttaccaaaccaaacatgagaaattaagttagaaactagcttatttttcaatttaacattttctaggaaaacatttttctttatatcaAACACACCACTATCACTGTTCCTTGTGGAAGAATGAAAATTACAGTAAAACCTCTATATATTAATATTCGATAAATTAATAGTctctctaaaataatatttttctccgGTCCCGACTTGGGCTAAAGAAAAAACTCACCAATTtctataagataatatattttcataagaCGTCTATATAAATGTATGGTcacattaatatcataaattaataattctttaaaaatacaaatatatttttcttaaaatttaaatctagttGACGCTCATCTCTAACTTTCTCATTGCATCCAAGAGCTCTAATGTTATATTTTCGAACTGCACCATAAAATTGTGAAGAATTCTAGATGCGATAAGTATTTCCTTACATGTAACTTGTTCCAAAGGTGTAGTATCatcttcaatttcatcatcaacattgcTTTTTCCGATAGTATCCACAGTTTCTTCTACGCTATGGACCTCTTAACATGTATATCGCTTTCACCTGGATAATCCAACAGGTTATTCACATCCATTTTATTGTGGTAACTAAGATCATTAATCATGAACTCAAGTTCATGACTGACGTTTTCACAAGTGGGTTCATCCAAATTCTTTGAGATTCCATCCCCAAACAAATTTTACAGTGTCAAAAGCAATTTGATAGTCTTTGTTGGACATTTATTGTCCAAGTAAGGACTGCAAAATTGATAGCATAGCAAACATTAATCTTAATTGACTGCAAAATTGATAGcatataaaacattaatctcAATTTGTTGGATTAGTTTGTCATAGTCTTCTAATATCTTATGATAAACTTTGTTACAATAATACATCTTGAAAGCTCTTATTATCCATCACCACAAGTTTGGAATTGATAAGATGCAATGGTTTtgatataatcaaaattaaccttCATTAAATCTCAAaacattctttaaattaataaatattaatttatcgattaaataaatctctataaaataataaaatttcatggtctcttctatattaatttatagagatTTTACTGTATTTACCATTCACCAACTAGAaaacaatttaactttttccttcatatttttgaaaaatatttcaagaaatttttattttatgaataaaatattgtcATTGTTTAGTAGTCTTACAAAATTCATATCAATTGCATGTATTATTATGTCCAAGTAATTTTATAGTAATAACTATCTTGTAACCTTGTGcgaatttttatttcaaaatgtaaaatttctttatgttttttttctttctatagtGTTATAGTAGGAAGCATTGTTAAAGTACATGCAGCACAATGTAAAAGAAAATGGTTAATACAGTAAGTACAATCATAATTCTTTATTTCCTTCTCATAAATACTATctcaaatattttccttaatctAAAGACACATTATTCCTTGTTTTCACTGAATTATAATAAATGTAAAAGGAAGTAGTTTTTGCACCATATAGAAAaggtaaattattaatattggATGATGTATAACATTAATCATACGATGGTAATATAGTTgtttgcaaaaaaatttaaacatatggaaaataaacaaaccatacaaataaaatatgaagaaacatgattttattcatcaagattATGAGTATAAATCTGTT
The DNA window shown above is from Solanum lycopersicum chromosome 11, SLM_r2.1 and carries:
- the LOC138339685 gene encoding HMG-Y-related protein A-like, with the translated sequence MDKLREGIVTMSNSEPNVSLLESQNSILRQHLDSLMSGLQTTPNHPPYAWMIETTLQELDEEDEDSISEFIIKNNDSLPRAHKIMLKHHLEKMSERGEIVMIDGGRFLLPGESKHLNSKSKGKSKRRGSSSNTKKKQQQKEKEEDLEKPKKQGRGRLAKNKEDGAKKGDGTTLALETKEPDDQRGSDLKGQEDGVDPDAVLLKDLRMSRSRKTIKD